Proteins encoded within one genomic window of bacterium:
- a CDS encoding 2-thiouracil desulfurase family protein, which produces MQTILFVSHCLLNPEVRADGISKPDVNTVKAVGKLMSGHDVLLEQLPCPEFSFLGKRAKMPKDEYEKIAGFREHCTGLAQSVVKTLEDFKGIDHKIIIGIARSLSCSLSKVYRGEKLVNENGIFIEEIKKRTGKNIKFLEIDYKNFVASVKHLNRSLPLI; this is translated from the coding sequence ATGCAAACTATTCTGTTTGTATCACATTGTCTATTAAATCCCGAAGTTAGAGCAGACGGGATTTCTAAACCTGACGTAAATACAGTAAAGGCTGTTGGTAAATTAATGTCTGGACATGATGTTTTGTTGGAACAACTGCCATGTCCTGAATTCTCTTTTCTTGGGAAGCGAGCTAAAATGCCAAAGGATGAGTATGAAAAGATAGCAGGCTTTAGAGAACATTGCACAGGATTAGCCCAAAGTGTAGTAAAAACACTGGAAGATTTTAAGGGGATAGATCATAAAATAATAATTGGCATAGCACGTTCTCTTTCATGTTCGCTAAGTAAGGTCTATCGCGGAGAAAAACTTGTTAATGAAAACGGAATTTTTATTGAAGAGATAAAAAAAAGAACAGGGAAGAACATAAAATTCCTTGAAATTGATTATAAGAATTTTGTAGCTTCAGTAAAGCATCTAAATAGAAGCTTGCCATTAATATAA
- a CDS encoding endonuclease III domain-containing protein, with amino-acid sequence MRKPNLRQPLLNPYELYTSLLSHFGPQHWWPAETPFEVVVGTILTQQVAWKNVEKAIENLKNKHVLDPCKMSNLSLEKLEVYVKPTGFYRQKARRLKDICTYIFKEYNSSLKRLFNKEICSLRAELLSLKGIGPETADSIILYAAEKPSFVIDAYTKRICERLQLTHELDYESLKFFFESSIPEDVEVYKEFHALLVELGKNYCKTRPVCKDCPLRRKCKLFCLYHIVY; translated from the coding sequence TTGAGGAAACCGAATCTGAGACAACCCCTTCTTAATCCTTATGAGCTTTACACATCTCTTCTTTCCCATTTCGGCCCGCAGCATTGGTGGCCAGCAGAGACTCCTTTTGAAGTAGTTGTCGGTACAATTCTTACCCAGCAGGTAGCCTGGAAAAATGTAGAAAAGGCTATTGAGAATTTAAAGAACAAGCATGTTCTGGATCCATGTAAAATGTCTAATCTTTCTCTCGAAAAATTAGAAGTTTATGTAAAGCCAACAGGTTTCTACAGACAGAAGGCCAGAAGACTAAAGGATATATGCACCTACATTTTCAAAGAATATAATAGCAGCTTAAAGAGACTGTTCAATAAAGAAATTTGTTCTTTAAGAGCTGAATTACTGTCACTTAAGGGCATTGGTCCGGAAACCGCTGATTCAATAATTCTTTATGCTGCAGAAAAACCTTCTTTTGTAATAGATGCTTATACAAAACGCATCTGTGAAAGACTGCAGTTAACGCATGAGTTGGACTATGAATCATTAAAATTTTTTTTTGAAAGCAGTATTCCAGAAGATGTAGAAGTTTATAAGGAGTTTCACGCTCTTCTGGTTGAGTTAGGCAAGAATTACTGCAAAACAAGACCAGTGTGCAAAGATTGTCCATTGAGGAGAAAATGCAAACTATTCTGTTTGTATCACATTGTCTATTAA
- a CDS encoding NAD(P)/FAD-dependent oxidoreductase encodes MMKTDVVIIGAGVVGLAVAAEISKRKRDVIVLEQHSSFGQDTSSRNSEVIHAGLYYARDSLRARLCVEGKRLLYQLCTEAGIPHNRVGKLIVATNEYEIEILENLLKQGKGNGVEDLRFCSKEEIASYCPTLHCIQALYSPSTGILDSHSLMKYLEFRATQKDVIISYNTKVTGLDKHQDGYVLNVIDANGEKTRLISEFVINCAGLHSDTIAAMVRINTKEAGYSLYYSKGKYFRVKNKNTLPLNTLIYRARKSGVGVHTVIDLTGQVKLGPKNYEIEKKIDYSVDSSYKQEVFEDCKQFLPCLKLEDLSPDMAGISPRLQGSGRDFIIAHEQEKGFPGLINLIGMDSPALTSCLAIGRHVSSIF; translated from the coding sequence ATGATGAAGACTGATGTAGTAATTATTGGTGCTGGAGTAGTGGGCTTGGCTGTGGCTGCTGAAATCAGCAAACGAAAACGTGATGTTATAGTTTTGGAACAACATTCTTCCTTCGGACAGGACACCTCCAGCCGAAATAGTGAGGTCATTCACGCTGGACTCTACTACGCAAGAGATTCCTTAAGAGCAAGACTGTGTGTGGAAGGGAAAAGGCTACTCTATCAACTATGTACAGAAGCTGGTATTCCTCATAACCGTGTGGGGAAGCTGATAGTTGCAACCAATGAATATGAAATTGAGATACTGGAAAATCTTTTGAAACAAGGTAAAGGGAATGGAGTGGAAGATCTTCGTTTCTGTTCTAAAGAGGAGATAGCAAGCTATTGTCCTACATTACACTGCATTCAAGCACTTTATTCACCTTCAACAGGCATCCTTGATAGTCATTCTTTAATGAAATACCTCGAATTCAGGGCTACTCAGAAAGACGTCATTATCTCCTATAATACGAAGGTGACAGGTCTAGATAAGCATCAGGATGGCTATGTTTTAAACGTTATAGACGCAAATGGTGAAAAAACACGCCTTATCTCTGAATTTGTGATAAACTGTGCTGGCCTGCATTCTGATACAATAGCTGCGATGGTTAGGATAAATACCAAAGAAGCTGGATACTCCTTATACTATTCAAAGGGCAAGTATTTCAGGGTCAAAAACAAAAACACCCTACCTCTAAATACGCTGATTTACCGTGCTCGCAAAAGTGGTGTAGGAGTTCACACAGTAATTGATCTTACAGGACAGGTAAAATTAGGACCAAAAAATTATGAAATAGAGAAGAAAATTGACTATAGTGTTGATTCTTCTTACAAACAAGAGGTTTTTGAAGATTGCAAACAGTTTCTTCCCTGTTTAAAATTGGAAGATTTGTCTCCTGATATGGCTGGAATAAGTCCACGTCTTCAAGGATCAGGAAGGGATTTTATTATTGCCCATGAGCAGGAAAAAGGCTTTCCAGGCTTGATTAATCTTATTGGCATGGACTCTCCTGCATTAACCTCTTGTCTAGCAATAGGTCGGCATGTAAGTAGCATTTTTTAG
- a CDS encoding secondary thiamine-phosphate synthase enzyme YjbQ has translation MKSYRKELVFQTPHRRDYINITPEVEKALRESGIKEGLCLVNAMHITASVYINDNEQGLIHDYDKWLEKIAPHEPVSQYEHNGFEDNADAHMKRQVMGREVVVAVTHGKLDFGPWEQIFYGEFDGKRRKRVLVKIIGE, from the coding sequence ATGAAATCATATAGGAAAGAACTTGTTTTCCAAACGCCGCACAGACGAGATTATATAAACATTACACCTGAAGTGGAAAAAGCGCTCAGGGAAAGTGGAATAAAAGAGGGCTTGTGTCTTGTTAATGCTATGCATATAACAGCCAGTGTATATATTAATGATAATGAGCAGGGGCTGATTCATGATTATGACAAATGGCTTGAGAAGATTGCACCTCATGAACCAGTTTCTCAATACGAGCATAATGGCTTTGAGGATAATGCAGATGCTCACATGAAGCGTCAGGTAATGGGGCGTGAGGTTGTGGTTGCAGTAACACATGGGAAGCTTGATTTTGGTCCATGGGAACAGATATTCTATGGGGAATTTGACGGCAAACGAAGGAAGCGAGTTTTAGTAAAGATCATAGGGGAATAG
- a CDS encoding folylpolyglutamate synthase/dihydrofolate synthase family protein encodes MTYLEALDYLNSLQYFGIKLGLNNIKTLLDLLGNPHYRFKAVHIAGTNGKGSVAAFTGSIIALSGYKVGVYTSPHLVDFRERIGIKTQSVRQESEIIEKFIPKTRVISIVSDIKRAVKHMRNTLGMNHPTYFEIITALAFKYFADEKIDVLICETGMGGRLDATNVCHSIISVITNVGLEHTDVLGKRITDIAYEKACIIKKNNVVISGSRKRKVLDIISNMVKEKKARLVDINSEYKWGRTSSNINRQGFWIKGNNYSYSDLEIHLLGEHQITNAVLAIAVAEKLRLFGFKVPEDAIKTGLSRTIWQGRFQVLRRNPLLICDGAHNPSSARVLKQTISEIEYDRLIFIIGILKEKNRRDILKILLSEDSIAVFTNITSTDRALRPEILAQEAQKFTSSIIVKKDISLSLKYAFQKANRNDLVCVTGSLYLVGELLEVIRNEII; translated from the coding sequence ATGACATATCTTGAGGCATTAGACTACCTGAATAGTCTTCAATACTTTGGGATAAAGCTCGGATTAAATAATATAAAGACTTTGCTTGACCTGCTTGGAAATCCTCATTATAGGTTCAAAGCAGTGCATATTGCAGGAACCAATGGCAAGGGTTCAGTTGCTGCATTCACAGGTTCTATAATCGCTTTATCAGGGTATAAGGTTGGAGTTTATACATCCCCCCACCTTGTTGATTTTAGAGAAAGAATAGGTATAAAAACGCAGTCCGTCAGGCAAGAATCTGAAATCATAGAAAAGTTTATTCCTAAGACAAGAGTAATATCAATCGTTTCTGATATTAAGAGAGCTGTCAAGCATATGAGGAATACTCTTGGCATGAATCATCCAACTTATTTTGAGATTATTACTGCTCTAGCCTTTAAGTATTTTGCTGATGAGAAGATAGATGTTTTGATATGTGAGACTGGCATGGGCGGGAGGTTAGATGCAACAAATGTGTGTCATTCGATTATATCAGTAATAACTAATGTTGGGCTTGAACACACAGATGTGCTTGGGAAGAGAATTACAGATATAGCTTATGAAAAAGCGTGCATAATAAAAAAAAACAATGTGGTGATAAGCGGCAGCAGAAAACGGAAGGTGCTGGATATAATTAGCAACATGGTAAAAGAGAAAAAAGCAAGATTAGTTGACATAAACTCTGAGTATAAATGGGGAAGAACAAGTTCTAATATTAACAGGCAAGGGTTCTGGATTAAGGGGAATAATTATTCATATAGTGATTTAGAAATTCATCTACTTGGAGAACATCAGATAACTAACGCTGTACTGGCTATTGCAGTAGCAGAGAAGCTTCGATTATTTGGTTTTAAAGTTCCTGAAGATGCTATTAAAACAGGTCTTAGCAGAACAATCTGGCAGGGCAGATTTCAGGTATTAAGAAGAAATCCTTTGCTGATTTGTGATGGAGCGCATAATCCCAGCAGTGCAAGGGTTCTGAAGCAGACTATTTCTGAAATAGAATATGATAGATTAATATTCATAATTGGAATATTGAAGGAGAAAAATCGCAGAGATATTTTAAAAATACTTCTTTCAGAGGATTCAATCGCAGTTTTTACTAATATTACAAGCACTGATCGTGCATTGAGGCCTGAGATTCTAGCTCAAGAGGCACAAAAGTTCACCAGTAGTATTATTGTAAAAAAAGACATATCTTTATCATTAAAATATGCATTCCAGAAAGCAAATAGAAATGACTTGGTTTGTGTTACTGGCTCATTATATCTTGTTGGAGAATTATTGGAGGTGATTAGAAATGAAATCATATAG